One genomic window of Amphiura filiformis chromosome 3, Afil_fr2py, whole genome shotgun sequence includes the following:
- the LOC140149320 gene encoding uncharacterized protein — protein sequence MYTCEIGNILRKHDINYHMYADDVQVYLSFDPKLEGDAERAVTRISSCIDEISDWMTRNKLKLNHEKTEFFIASSTHNSIFIKDISITIGNSVILPSSTIKNLGVVFDSTMSMTDHVKSTIKTVNFHLRNIYRIRRFITVDSCHHLVRSLILSRLDYANSSLYGISAKDMKKLQTLQNRAARIVFRSNRRVPSAPLLRELHWLPVNARIIFKLMLFAFKSFNEHLPAYLADLLIQYIPRRSNLRSGDDAHLLNIPRTSRAAGDKAFHAAAPRLWNHLPAHIRQCNTIQSFKKSLKFHLFPKY from the coding sequence ATGTACACTTGTGAAATTGGTAACATTCTCCGGAAACATGACATCAATTATCATATGTATGCGGACGACGTCCAGGTGTACTTGTCATTCGATCCTAAGCTTGAAGGAGACGCGGAGAGGGCAGTTACGAGGATATCATCTTGCATCGACGAAATCAGTGACTGGATGACCAGAAACAAGCTGAAACTCAATCATGAAAAAACTGAATTCTTTATTGCATCGTCAACTCACAACAGCATATTTATCAAAGACATTTCTATCACCATCGGGAACAGTGTTATCTTGCCCTCGTCGACAATAAAAAATCTTGGTGTTGTATTCGACAGCACAATGTCGATGACTGATCATGTAAAATCCACCatcaaaacagtcaattttcaccTCCGGAACATTTACAGAATACGTCGCTTTATCACAGTCGATAGTTGCCATCACCTCGTCcggtcactgattttgtcacgctTAGATTATGCTAACTCATCACTCTATGGCATCTCAGCAAAAGACATGAAGAAGTTGCAAACATTACAGAACAGGGCGGCAAGAATTGTCTTCAGATCCAACAGAAGGGTACCATCCGCGCCACTCCTCAGAGAGCTCCACTGGTTACCAGTTAATGCCCGGATTATATTCAAACTCATGCTATTCGCTTTCAAAAGCTTTAACGAACATCTTCCAGCTTACTTGGCCGACCTCCTTATTCAGTACATCCCGCGCAGATCTAATTTAAGATCAGGTGACGACGCACATCTTCTCAACATCCCTCGTACCAGCCGGGCTGCTGGTGACAAAGCTTTCCATGCAGCTGCTCCGCGTCTCTGGAACCATCTTCCTGCTCATATTCGTCAATGTAACACCATACAAAGTTTCAAGAAATCTCTCAAATTTCACCTATTTCCAAAATACTGA